From a region of the Pan paniscus chromosome 19, NHGRI_mPanPan1-v2.0_pri, whole genome shotgun sequence genome:
- the SMIM5 gene encoding small integral membrane protein 5: MAATDFVQEMRAVGERLLLKLQRLPQAEPVEIVAFSVIILFTATVLLLLLIACSCCCTHSCCPERRGRKVQVQPTPP; the protein is encoded by the exons ATGGCTGCCACCGACTTCGTGCAGGAGATGCGCGCCGTGGGCGAGAGGCTGCTGCTCAAGCTGCAGAGACTGCCCCAGGCTGAGCCCGTGGAGATCGTGGCCTTCTCAGTCATCATCCTTTTCACAG CCACTGTTCTGCTGTTGCTGCTGATagcctgcagctgctgctgcacTCACAGCTGCTGCCCTGAGCGGAGAGGCAGGAAGGTCCAGGTGCAGCCGACACCACCATGA
- the SMIM6 gene encoding small integral membrane protein 6, translating into MDQLVFKETIWNDAFWQNPWDQGGLAVIILFITAVLLLILFAIVFGLLTSTENTQCEAGEEE; encoded by the coding sequence ATGGACCAACTGGTATTCAAAGAGACAATCTGGAATGATGCGTTCTGGCAGAACCCCTGGGACCAGGGGGGCCTGGCAGTGATTATCTTATTCATCACCGCTGTCCTGCTTCTCATCTTATTTGCCATCGTGTTTGGTTTACTCACTTCCACAGAAAACACTCAGTGTGAAGCGGGTGAAGAGGAGTGA